Proteins from a single region of Acidianus ambivalens:
- a CDS encoding AAA-associated domain-containing protein yields the protein MYVIDPAARVADLIGLLSTLQGTFGGKTDLYMLEKEMEVDLDDLMPIVYTASYLGFVTVGEGDIIITDKGMEFLNANIRKRKEILRESLVKVEPFITAIELKTFSLESLKEALEKKGIFVYNTPEGDYDLQMTLTEWGVYSGLISRYDDNMYKVNYEKA from the coding sequence ATGTATGTCATAGATCCCGCGGCTAGAGTAGCAGATTTAATAGGTTTATTATCAACATTACAAGGAACCTTCGGTGGAAAAACTGACTTATATATGTTAGAAAAGGAAATGGAAGTTGACCTAGACGATTTAATGCCAATAGTTTACACTGCAAGTTACTTAGGCTTTGTAACAGTAGGAGAAGGAGATATAATAATAACTGATAAAGGAATGGAATTCCTTAATGCTAATATTAGAAAACGTAAAGAAATTTTAAGAGAGAGTCTAGTTAAAGTTGAGCCTTTTATTACAGCAATCGAGTTAAAAACGTTTTCCCTAGAGTCATTGAAAGAAGCCTTAGAGAAAAAGGGAATTTTTGTTTACAATACACCAGAAGGGGATTACGATCTTCAGATGACTTTAACAGAATGGGGAGTTTACTCTGGATTAATATCAAGATACGACGATAATATGTACAAGGTAAATTACGAAAAGGCGTAA
- a CDS encoding VIT1/CCC1 transporter family protein — protein sequence MEKEIKEPVKHYTNEADTFRTKVFGIQDGLIGIGSIAIGAAGFSQEPLLVVITGLIATIGQAFSMGIGEYISTRVRMQVIQNEIKKEKYEIDNFPEKERDELIGFYIKKGLSREESEKIADIFMKNKETVLREMMLNELKITPEEFENPVKLGFLMSLYLIIGGLLPLIPFIISLFVRIPFYTSLLSSMAIMLASLGIFGSMATKYTGLSKPRGALEQIGTGLIALIGSYVAGLLLAHFITIPPALSY from the coding sequence ATGGAAAAGGAAATAAAGGAACCAGTCAAACATTACACTAATGAGGCTGACACATTTAGAACTAAAGTCTTTGGAATACAAGACGGATTAATAGGAATAGGAAGCATTGCAATAGGTGCCGCAGGCTTTTCGCAAGAGCCTCTCTTAGTAGTAATAACAGGATTAATAGCTACGATAGGTCAAGCGTTCTCCATGGGAATAGGAGAGTACATATCAACTAGAGTAAGGATGCAGGTAATACAGAACGAGATAAAGAAAGAGAAATACGAAATAGATAATTTTCCAGAGAAAGAAAGAGACGAATTAATAGGTTTCTACATTAAAAAAGGCCTAAGTAGAGAAGAATCAGAAAAAATAGCTGACATTTTCATGAAGAATAAAGAAACTGTATTAAGAGAAATGATGCTTAATGAACTAAAAATTACACCAGAAGAATTTGAGAACCCAGTGAAATTGGGATTCCTTATGAGCCTTTACTTAATTATAGGAGGACTTTTACCATTGATACCATTTATAATTTCACTATTTGTAAGAATTCCATTTTATACATCACTTTTGTCATCAATGGCTATAATGTTGGCTTCTTTAGGAATTTTCGGCAGTATGGCGACAAAATATACCGGATTAAGCAAACCTAGAGGTGCACTAGAACAAATAGGAACAGGATTAATAGCATTAATAGGAAGCTACGTTGCAGGATTATTACTAGCTCACTTTATTACAATACCTCCAGCATTAAGCTATTGA